The Garra rufa chromosome 8, GarRuf1.0, whole genome shotgun sequence genome has a segment encoding these proteins:
- the LOC141341041 gene encoding TLR adapter interacting with SLC15A4 on the lysosome, which translates to MLCEGKLWSLVFEADSESVNPSSCCTVTAPSSSPPSHLLSAQKPIHSSLENTTRTKTQESESHSSPTDPAAGRQLAIGVDIPRHADTPEAEAFLVPSSCHSICQHYGDLHIAGGQVLPLSPGTGDVKGNLIQDPQPGPFLLSGDVPSPSLLPPLVHKYRSSRHWREESGRERSSLLQFSRPLSNSQLNGYLEQKLLELYKEYLTEGPTATRPVMASELLQTSLDQMTLQLSREQNMETAQAKDMLLSCLLKVTSSYQSSEISTPLLQISTDTK; encoded by the coding sequence ATGTTGTGTGAAGGTAAGCTGTGGAGTCTGGTGTTTGAAGCTGATTCAGAGAGTGTAAATCCCTCTTCATGCTGCACAGTCACAGCACCATCCTCATCTCCACCAAGTCACCTCCTCTCAGCACAAAAGCCTATCCACTCATCCCTAGAGAATACAACCCGGACCAAGACCCAGGAGAGCGAATCCCACTCTTCCCCCACAGACCCTGCAGCAGGACGGCAACTCGCCATAGGTGTGGATATCCCCAGGCATGCGGACACCCCAGAAGCAGAGGCCTTTTTGGTACCTTCGAGCTGCCACAGCATCTGCCAGCATTACGGTGATTTACATATTGCTGGTGGCCAGGTGCTGCCGCTCAGCCCTGGCACAGGAGATGTAAAGGGTAATCTCATTCAGGACCCCCAACCTGGGCCCTTCCTTCTGTCTGGAGATGTTCCCTCTCCTTCCCTCCTGCCTCCTTTGGTCCACAAATACAGGAGTTCGAGGCACTGGAGGGAAGAAAGTGGGCGTGAGCGTTCCTCTCTTCTGCAGTTCAGCCGGCCACTCTCTAACTCGCAGCTCAATGGCTACCTAGAACAGAAGCTTTTGGAGCTGTACAAGGAGTATCTGACTGAGGGACCCACAGCAACTAGGCCTGTCATGGCCTCGGAGCTTCTGCAGACCAGCCTGGACCAGATGACTCTCCAGCTGAGCCGCGAGCAGAACATGGAGACAGCCCAGGCCAAAGACATGCTGCTCAGCTGCCTGCTGAAAGTTACCAGCAGTTACCAGTCCAGCGAGATCAGCACTCCTCTACTGCAGATTTCCACTGACACAAAGTGA
- the LOC141341197 gene encoding E3 ubiquitin-protein ligase TRIM35-like, with product MAQESPQNVVQTKPKKVENGCLLCGREFYASKCNKHRLFHGRKSENKADYAVVLEELVGKVHDTTLAVCGTCRTLLLRYDRVSKDAERIKWLIKDTWRKVREKRCAESTPSLEVKRRREVMDTAANNDDKNTASTSLQSTDSTSAKEKLKTALKPLQAKLRIFQEFQKTSLQTGEHVNFQVQYTEGRIKEEFVKLRQSLFNEEAARKKALREEEEQKSQILRKKIEKMSKEMSSLSATITAIEEEIKAEDAVFLQNYDATLKRVSQCKPLDPEDISGVLINVPKHLSNLKFTVLEKMQKTVEHTPVTFDPNTAHCNLMVSDDLTSVRYSDEEQTLPNNPERFDMFACVLGSEGFDSSSHCWDVEVGDSTGWFLGVMTESAQRRNKIFSRSGIWLVGHFCGKYNTHEPPQAPALLPVKEKLQRIRVCLDWDSGKLSFSDPLTDTHIHSFTHRFTERIFPFFGVGCNISPLVILPVNSSVKKESL from the exons ATGGCACAGGAGTCTCCGCAAAAcgttgtgcagaccaaaccgaaGAAAGTGGAAAATGGCTGTTTGCTTTGTGGTAGGGAATTCTATGCATCCAAATGTAATAAACACCGACTGTTTCACGGACGCAAGTCTGAAAACAAAGCGGATTATGCGGTCGTGCTGGAAGAATTAGTTGGCAAAGTTCATGACACGACGCTGGCCGTGTGCGGCACATGCAGGACTCTGTTACTGAGGTACGACCGCGTGTCCAAAGATGCAGAACGAATAAAATGGCTTATTAAAGATACGTGGAGGAAAGTGAGGGAGAAACGATGTGCGGAGTCAACGCCTTCACTCGAAGTGAAGAGACGACGAGAAGTGATGGACACAGCAGCAAATAATGATGACAAAAACACTGCGTCCACCTCACTACAGTCCACTGACAGCACTTCAGCTAAA GAGAAACTCAAAACTGCATTAAAACCATTGCAAGCGAAGTTGAGAATATTTCAGGAGTTTCAAAAGACTTCGCTTCAAACTGGAGAACATGTTAAT TTTCAGGTTCAATACACAGAAGGACGGATTAAGGAGGAGTTTGTGAAGCTTCGCCAAAGTTTGTTTAATGAAGAAGCAGCCAGGAAAAAAGCACTGAGAGAGGAAGAAGAGCAAAAGAGCCAGATACTGAGGAAGAAGATTGAGAAGATGAGCAAAGAGATGTCATCTCTTTCTGCCACAATCACAGCTATAGAGGAGGAGATCAAAGCTGAAGATGCTGTATTCCTACAA AACTATGATGCCACTTTGAAAAG AGTTTCCCAGTGTAAACCGCTGGACCCAGAGGACATTTCTGGAGTTCTGATTAATGTGCCAAAACACCTGAGCAACCTAAAGTTTACTGTGTTAGAGAAGATGCAGAAAACTGTTGAACACA CTCCTGTGACGTTTGACCCCAACACTGCTCACTGTAATCTCATGGTGTCTGATGACTTGACCAGTGTGAGGTACAGCGATGAGGAACAGACACTTCCTAATAATCCAGAGAGATTCGACATGTTTGCCTGTGTTCTGGGCTCAGAGGGCTTTGACTCTAGCTCTCACTGCTGGGACGTTGAGGTCGGAGACAGTACAGGCTGGTTCCTCGGAGTGATGACCGAATCTGCTCAGAGGAGGAATAAGATATTCTCAAGAAGTGGAATCTGGCTGGTGGGTCATTTCTGTGGTAAGTATAATACACACGAACCACCACAAGCACCAGCTCTCCTCCCAGTGAAAGAGAAACTGCAGAGGATCAGAGTATGTCTGGACTGGGACAGTGGAAAGCTGTCATTCTCTGACCCTCTTACTGACACACACATTCACTCTTTTACACACAGGTTCACTGAAAGAATATTTCCATTTTTCGGTGTTGGCTGTAACATTTCTCCTTTGGTTATCTTACCTGTAAATTCCTCAGTAAAAAAAGAATCACTGTAG